The genomic region TACCTGTATCGTTTTGGATATCGATACGAATTCGGGAAACGTGCGTTATGCGTCCGCCGGACATATTCCGCAATATCTCATCGGCGAGGAAGGGATTCAAAAGCTCGAAAAAACGGGGAGAATCGTCGGAGCCATTTCGAAAACACAATACACGTCCAAGGACGTAAAGATCACGCCGAATTCCAAACTCGTACTTTTTACGGACGGTCTTGTGGAACAATGGAATGTCGATAAGGAAGAATTCGGAGAAGAACGGGTCGAGAATCTGATCCATTCCTTAAACACCCAATCCATCCGTGACGGAATCGATTCGTTGTTAAGCGAACAGGAAAAATTTCTTTCCGGGGTCTCCAAACAGGACGACATTTCGGTCATCGGAATCAACTGGAAACGCGCATAAAACTGGACTTAAACTTCGCTTAACAAAATCGAAATACGATCGCGCTTATTTACGTTCCTTCTCGTCGTCGCCTTCGAACAATCGGCTCGAAATCCCGAAATAACTGTTCCACGTTTTTCCCTTGTAGGTCGTGCGACTGAACACGAATTTCAGAACGGAAGTTTTTTCAAACCCCGTATCCTCTTCGTATTCGTAATTCAAGAGCAAACCGCCGATCAACGGAGCGCCGAGCACACCGTAATTTTGATATCCCCTAGCCGCTTTCTTTTCGGAGAAGAAAAGAAGTCCGCCGAGAATTTTGGTCGATTCTTCCTTGGAAACCTCGGAACGGTTTTTATAATAAAGAAGACCAAGACCGCCTAACGTCAAACTTCCTTCTACGTCCTTCTCGTGATACGTGAGAATCGGCGGAGCGAGAAAGGAATAACCTTCTCGGTTTTCGCTGTATCTGTAAACGGGCAAAAAGTTTTGGATCTTTTCTTGAGGAGAATTCAAATAACGGATCCAAAGAACGTTCCAGTCGACCGCCTGCGGAGTGGATTGATAACCCATAAGAATTCCGCCGAAAACTCCCCAACGCGTTTTATCCTTTTGAAATTCTCCGTTAAACGCTCCCAAGAAAAGAGTGAGTTCCTTTTTTTGTTCGGTGAGAGAGGATTCCAAATCGAATAGATATAAAAAGTTGTAACGATTGGACCATTGACTGCGGCTCTGATAATATCCCATTAAGAAAAACGAATATTGATCCTCTCCCGTAGAAGAGGAATATAAAAACGGAAGAACGAAGAACGTTTTTTCCTTGTTGGCGGAATCGTTCGAATAGTAGATCGAAGGAAAGAAAAAGAAACTTTTCGTACCCGCGTCGTCGTCCCGTTTGTAATTCATGAGAATTCCGAAAAGATTCGTATGCGAGGAAATCTTTCCCTGTTTTTCGTTGAAGCTCCGATACGCGACGATCGGAACGAACCAACGATACGAATCGTATTCCTTGTTTTCTCCGCTTTTGTAAAAGAAAAGAGGAAAGAGATAAGAACTGAATTCCTGTTCTCCGGCCGCTCCGTTTTTTTCGTAACCGAACAAGGACAACAAAGCCTTAAAGGAAGTCGACTCGGTCCCCGAATGAAGATACTTCGTGTTTTTGTAATTCGCCAGAAAGAGCCAATCGAACCCCCAAACGTCTTTGCGAACCTTATCGTCGCGGATACGATTTTCATACGTATAGAGCAACGGAATCGGAAGCAACGGATAAAAACGTTCCGTGTAAGAATTTGCGTCCTTGCCTTCCTGAACGGACTTCCATTGATAGAATAAAAAATAAAACGAAGTGGAATCCACATAACCTTTGCGAACGATCTGTTCCTTTTCGTAATAAACGGGAAGAAACATCTTTCGTTTGTATCCGGTCTTTTGATCCGATTTGTTTCCAAAGATCAAAAACCAATTCGTGTCCTCCGAATCGGGAGTCGTCTCGCTCGAATGAACGATCGGAACGAAGTTCGAGGAATAGTTCTTAACTCCCTTGTCTAAGACGACCTTTCTAAAATAAAACAAAGAAAGATTCCAAGAAACGGACTCTCGCGCCGGATCCACTTGGGAAGAATAACCGAAAATCCCGCCCAAAAGAATTTTCAAATCATATTCCGTTTTTTGAATGCTTGGAATCCTTCTCGTTTCCGAGTTCGCAAGAAAAAGCCAATCCCAACCGCTCGTTTCCCGGATCATTCCTTCGTCCGTAACCGATTCATACGTAGCGAGCAAAGGAATCGGAAAGAATTTTTTATCCGAAGAGGTTTTTAACTTTGATTGTCCCGGCGAGACCTTTTTCTGAAACCAAAGCGGAGTAAAGATCGAAGTTTCCGCCTGACCGTACGGATTTTTTTCCTCTTCGTAATAAAGAAACGGAGGCAAAACCCATTTCGAATAACCCGCGTTTGGATTCGATTTATGACTGAAAAAGACCGCATAACGACTCTCAGACGATTCCGGAGTTTCCTCTCCCGAATACAAAAGAGGAATCGTTTTCGATTTGTATTTTACGACTTCCCCTTCCGTGACCGTGGTTCCGAAGTAGAACGGAAACACGTAACTGGAAACGGTTTCTTCCTTTGAATCCTTTTTCGTTTTCGTAGAACCGAACAAAAGAAGGAAATTCCAAGTGGAACTTTCGGGAGAATTCGCTCGGTAAAGACCGGCGACGAAGTTGTATCTTTCCTCGCCTTCCCGACCCCAAACGACCAAAGGAATCGGCAGAATCAGATTCAAATCGGATACATACGATTTTTCTAATATATTCTTTTCGGAACCGGAAGCGAAATAAAAAGGACTTAAGACAAAGGATTCCTTCGATTTCAAAGAAGAATCCTCCAAGGAAGAATACAAAAACAAAGGCGTGTATATGTTTCTTTCCTTATATACTTGATTGCCCCCGACAAAACGATCCTCGAAATTTCGATAGTAAAAGGGAAAAAACAAACCGTATCCGCCGCCGGAAACGGAATCATTCTTCGTAAAGATTTCTTCGGAAGCGTGATAAAACGGAAACAAAATTCCGTGAAAGGACGAGGATTCGTACGAACCCGTTTTTTCGCGGGACCGATAATAAAAGATACTCTTGGTTTCCAGACGATCCCCAGTTTCCTTATGCGTAAAAAACGGAAAGAATCGATACGCGATTTCGTCCTTCGATTTCGCATAACGGATCAAAGGCCAGAGAACGGAATATTCCTTTCGATCCTTTTCCTGTTCCATCACGAACAGAAAAATCCCGAAGGCTCTCGTATAATCCTCTCCCTTTCTCTGTTCCGCGAACAAAGGAAAAACGACCCGATACGATTCGTCGCCCACCGTTCCCCAAAACGTAGGCAACGGAAGAGGAAACGCAAAGATACGATCCTTGTTGTTTTTTCCCCAGGTAAACCAACCCAAGGGAAGAATTCGAAAGTGACTTTTATCGTCGCCCGATTGATAACTCGCGATTCCGAATAATGCTTCCCATCCGAAATAATTTCTTGAGTTTTCTCTCGCGAGTTTTTTATACGATGCGAAGTTGGAACCTTCTTTTGGAGGAGTCTGTGCAGAATCTTCCGCAACCACCGCGAGACGAAGACCCTTTTTGCTTCCGATGTTTTTCGAACCTTGATTGGCTTGTGGAACGGGAATCGGTTCTTCCTTTTTTTCATCGGAAAAGAACGCGAGAGGATTCGACAATTCTTTTCGTAAGGAAACGCTGAAGATATTGTAGAGGAAGGAATAATCCAAGTCGACGTAGAATTCTTTTCCGGACGCGCTCGACTTAAAGGAAGCGTCGAACTTTCCGCCGGTTTGTGAAATCGAAATCCCGCCGAAATACAATTCGAGATTTTTGTTTTTTTCGTAATACTTCAAGTAAGCCGGAAGAAATATATCCCCTCTGGATTCCGGATTTTTCCATTCGAAATAAAGAGGAGCTACGAAACGAGAACTCGTTTTTTCCTCTCTGTTTTCGGAAGAATAATAAAGAACGATCCAATCCCGATCCACGTTCGGAGATCTGAGTCTATAGTGCAAGGGACTGAAAGAAACGTGATTCTTATCCTCTCCTCCGAAACGGAAGTAGAACGGAAACCAAATGTTATATTCGTTTTTTTGATAGTAGTGCAGAGGTAAGAATGTCCGCGTCGTCGTTTCGCCCGTCGAGTCCTTCCAACGATAAAACAAACCGCCCAAACCCAAAAAGGAGGAACCGTCTTTTTCCCGGGAAGAATAATAAAACGGATACATTCTGTTAAACGAAGTCCGATCCGAACTGTAGCTGTGATAACCCAAAAGAAAGAATTCGTCCTCGTTCGGCGCGGAATACGAATAAAACAAAGGAGCGATCTTTTCGTGCGTGGTTTCCGTCTGCGATTGAAAGTATAACAAAAACGGAATATTTAAATAAGAATTCTTTTTATGAAAGTAAAACGGAAAAAACGTGGACGACTGGTATTCACCCTTCGCGTCCCTTGTCCAATACGCGTTCAACACCAAAGTTTCCGATTCCATTTTTCGAATATGTCTGTACATCGGAATCGGTAAAAAGTAGTATTGCGTGAAATCGTCTCCGTCGATCGACTGATAGTAAAACGGAAGAATCGCAAGATGAGAATTCTCTTTGTAAAACACGAACGGAAAACTGACGAGTTCCGTTAAACCTTTTCCCCGTTCTCGTTTGTAATACGTGTTTATATAATAGTCCTGAGTTGTATCCGCGGATCGATACTGATAGAACAAAGGGCCTGCGCGATTTACGGATTGATCGTCGTCTATCCAGGAAAAATAAACGGGAAACACGTGCCCGTAAGAATTCTTCTTATAATAAAAAAGAGGAAAGAAGGTGAACGCGGACAGCTCCCCCCGATCGAATCGAACGTATGTGTTGATTAAATAGTTCGTGGAAGAAGTCGGGGTCACGGAACGATAATAAAGCGGACCGGCAAATGCGGAGTTCTCCTTCGATTCTTCCCAGGAAAAATAGAGCGGGAATAGATGTTTGTATTCGTTCTTTTTGTAAAACCAGAACGGAACGAAATGAAAAGAGGCAAGCTCGTCCTTGGAACTGCTCCAGTAGGTATTTAATATTAAGGTTTCTGAATCTTCTTTTCCAGTACGGCGATAGATAAAGGGAAGAATATACTGCGTAAAATTATCGCCTTCGTAGGATTGATGATACAAAGGAAAAAGAGTGAAATAAGAATCCTTTTTATAATACAAAATCGGAAACAGATTGAAATACGAATTCTGTTTATAAAATACGAACGGAAAAAAAGTAAACTCGCCGTCCGCTTGATCCTTGGTTTTCGACCAATACAACAACGGCAAGAATCTAAAAAATCGAAATTCTTTTTCCTTCCCCCATTGAAACAAAAGAAAATTCCGAAATTGAACGTTCTCCCCTACGTCCTTAAAATACAAGGCCAAGGGAGCGAGTAAAAATACGCTCGATTCTTCCCGAGGCGAAATCTGCTTCGATCGATAAAGAAGCGGAAACGGCAAAAACGTAAATTCGGAATAAGAATCGGAGGTCCTCTCCTCTTCTTGAAACCACAAAGGAGAATAGAGCTCGAATCGTTTCGAAGCGGCGTTCGATTTCGATTGATGATACAACGGAAAAAAAGTAAACGAGTAATCTTCTTTGGTTTTATAATTCGTATAATGAACCAGAGGAAAAAAATGAAAGTATTTCTTCTCGGAGTCCCTTCCCCAATGAAACAAAGCGAGAGTCGTTTTAGATTCTTCCGAAGATTCCTTTGTGAAAAACAGCAAGGGAAGAAAAAACATATGACTGGACGGATTTCCGTTTAACGTTTCCGTCTTTCTCGTAAACAACGGAAAAAATCCGGGAACCATCGTGAAATTCTTTTCAAAGCCGGGACCGGAAGAACTGAAATTATAACCTAACCAGAAAAAGGTGGCGGATTCTCTGTAACCCGGGCCGCCGCCCACCGGTTCGATCGTGTTGTTGTAATAAAGAGGAGATAAAAAAGTTTTTTCGAGCAATCCCTCCGATTCCACCTTTCGATAACCGGCGATCGGAAAGAGATAATCGAGACTTGCCTTTCCGGACTTCGCCTCGATCGAATTATAAAGAGGGAATATTCTAAATTGCTTATATTTCGGATAATCGGTTTTTCGAATAAACCAGAAGAGATGCCAAGCGGAATGTCCTTCCCACTTTTCCCAATCGTAGATCAACAATCGAATCGGATACTTCTCCTCTTTTTCGCTTCCGAAAATTTCCTTTTTCTCTCTTACGAGTTCGTCGAACGGATCTTCGGTTTGCGTTTTGGTCTGCGCGAAAAGAATTCCTGGCAGACAAAGAAGAATGAGAAGTAAGATTCGATTTCGCATATGGGTTCGGTCCGAGTTTTAAAGATCGACCTCGACGGTTTTTCGTTTTCCCTTTTCTCCCGAAAGAATCCGGATCTTTCGTTTCGGAAGATTCATCGCTTCCGAAAAAGCCTCGATCACCGCCTCGTTCGCCTTTCCTTCCAACGCCGGTTCGCGAACGGCGACCGTGATCGAACCGTCCTCTTCCTTTCGGAAAAAAACTTTTTTCGAGTTCGGTTTCACGAGAACCGTAAACTTCATACGGTTTCGGTCAACCGATCCTATGTTTTTTTCTGAATTTCCCAACCAAAAGATATATCCCGTCGACCTTAAAAACGAGACTGGAAACGAAAAAAATGAGAATCGAAGGAAGAATTACGAAACTCAGATTGATCCTCGAGGCCTGCGCATAGGAAATCCCTTCCGATTCCAAGTAGTTTAGAATCGAGGAATATAAGAAAATCTGATGAAAGAAAAGATAACTTCCAAGCAGCAAAAACGGAATCGCCATCTTGGAAATTTTTTTCAAAAGTTCGGACCAAGGGAATTGGACCTTGTGCTTTTTCAAAAGGGTTCCCAAAAGGAAAAAAGTGATCATCGCCGAAATCGCGGAGGAAAGCGCGATCGCTGAATGTTTCAAAAACCAAACCATCGAAAGATTCAAAACGATGTTGATCGTAAACGAAACCGACTGAATTCTCAAGGGAGTTTTCGTATCTTGAAACGCGTAATACGATGAAATCAATATCTTATTGACGCTGAAAAATGGTATCGCCAAAGAATAAAAAACGAGCGGCAAGGTCGCGGTATGAGTCGCAAGATGATCCCACTTTCCGCCGAAATAAATCGAATCCAAAATCGGTCCGGCTAACAGGACCATACCGATCGCCGCGGGAACGGTTAAAAATAATGCGAACTCGAGCGCGCCGGAAAGTTCCTGTCCTACCGCGGACCATTCTTCCTTTTTTAAAGATTGTAGAAGCGCGGGGAGAATGGTGGTCGCAAGCGCGACTCCGATGATCCCCGTCGGCAACTGAACGAGTCTTTGCGAATAATCCAAACTGACAACGGCTCCCAAACCCGGATTGTGGTTCTGCACCCAGTTGGCCAAAAATATATCCACAAGAAGACTGAGTTGATAAAAACCTCCTCCGAGCGCGGCGGGTAACATCAGCTTGAAGATTTTTTTAATCGCGGGATG from Leptospira kmetyi serovar Malaysia str. Bejo-Iso9 harbors:
- a CDS encoding LA_1737 family protein codes for the protein MRNRILLLILLCLPGILFAQTKTQTEDPFDELVREKKEIFGSEKEEKYPIRLLIYDWEKWEGHSAWHLFWFIRKTDYPKYKQFRIFPLYNSIEAKSGKASLDYLFPIAGYRKVESEGLLEKTFLSPLYYNNTIEPVGGGPGYRESATFFWLGYNFSSSGPGFEKNFTMVPGFFPLFTRKTETLNGNPSSHMFFLPLLFFTKESSEESKTTLALFHWGRDSEKKYFHFFPLVHYTNYKTKEDYSFTFFPLYHQSKSNAASKRFELYSPLWFQEEERTSDSYSEFTFLPFPLLYRSKQISPREESSVFLLAPLALYFKDVGENVQFRNFLLFQWGKEKEFRFFRFLPLLYWSKTKDQADGEFTFFPFVFYKQNSYFNLFPILYYKKDSYFTLFPLYHQSYEGDNFTQYILPFIYRRTGKEDSETLILNTYWSSSKDELASFHFVPFWFYKKNEYKHLFPLYFSWEESKENSAFAGPLYYRSVTPTSSTNYLINTYVRFDRGELSAFTFFPLFYYKKNSYGHVFPVYFSWIDDDQSVNRAGPLFYQYRSADTTQDYYINTYYKRERGKGLTELVSFPFVFYKENSHLAILPFYYQSIDGDDFTQYYFLPIPMYRHIRKMESETLVLNAYWTRDAKGEYQSSTFFPFYFHKKNSYLNIPFLLYFQSQTETTHEKIAPLFYSYSAPNEDEFFLLGYHSYSSDRTSFNRMYPFYYSSREKDGSSFLGLGGLFYRWKDSTGETTTRTFLPLHYYQKNEYNIWFPFYFRFGGEDKNHVSFSPLHYRLRSPNVDRDWIVLYYSSENREEKTSSRFVAPLYFEWKNPESRGDIFLPAYLKYYEKNKNLELYFGGISISQTGGKFDASFKSSASGKEFYVDLDYSFLYNIFSVSLRKELSNPLAFFSDEKKEEPIPVPQANQGSKNIGSKKGLRLAVVAEDSAQTPPKEGSNFASYKKLARENSRNYFGWEALFGIASYQSGDDKSHFRILPLGWFTWGKNNKDRIFAFPLPLPTFWGTVGDESYRVVFPLFAEQRKGEDYTRAFGIFLFVMEQEKDRKEYSVLWPLIRYAKSKDEIAYRFFPFFTHKETGDRLETKSIFYYRSREKTGSYESSSFHGILFPFYHASEEIFTKNDSVSGGGYGLFFPFYYRNFEDRFVGGNQVYKERNIYTPLFLYSSLEDSSLKSKESFVLSPFYFASGSEKNILEKSYVSDLNLILPIPLVVWGREGEERYNFVAGLYRANSPESSTWNFLLLFGSTKTKKDSKEETVSSYVFPFYFGTTVTEGEVVKYKSKTIPLLYSGEETPESSESRYAVFFSHKSNPNAGYSKWVLPPFLYYEEEKNPYGQAETSIFTPLWFQKKVSPGQSKLKTSSDKKFFPIPLLATYESVTDEGMIRETSGWDWLFLANSETRRIPSIQKTEYDLKILLGGIFGYSSQVDPARESVSWNLSLFYFRKVVLDKGVKNYSSNFVPIVHSSETTPDSEDTNWFLIFGNKSDQKTGYKRKMFLPVYYEKEQIVRKGYVDSTSFYFLFYQWKSVQEGKDANSYTERFYPLLPIPLLYTYENRIRDDKVRKDVWGFDWLFLANYKNTKYLHSGTESTSFKALLSLFGYEKNGAAGEQEFSSYLFPLFFYKSGENKEYDSYRWFVPIVAYRSFNEKQGKISSHTNLFGILMNYKRDDDAGTKSFFFFPSIYYSNDSANKEKTFFVLPFLYSSSTGEDQYSFFLMGYYQSRSQWSNRYNFLYLFDLESSLTEQKKELTLFLGAFNGEFQKDKTRWGVFGGILMGYQSTPQAVDWNVLWIRYLNSPQEKIQNFLPVYRYSENREGYSFLAPPILTYHEKDVEGSLTLGGLGLLYYKNRSEVSKEESTKILGGLLFFSEKKAARGYQNYGVLGAPLIGGLLLNYEYEEDTGFEKTSVLKFVFSRTTYKGKTWNSYFGISSRLFEGDDEKERK
- a CDS encoding DUF167 domain-containing protein — protein: MKFTVLVKPNSKKVFFRKEEDGSITVAVREPALEGKANEAVIEAFSEAMNLPKRKIRILSGEKGKRKTVEVDL
- the murJ gene encoding murein biosynthesis integral membrane protein MurJ — protein: MSNAASRSIALSFYTFLSRILGLIRDHFMAVSFGTGMVASAFSVAYRLPNMFRNLLAEGTLSQSFMPLYAESGKISEEEAKVMSGAVLSFLFFILSLLVGIVFLFSPLFLPILVGGTKEYSDLVIELTYILFFLIVTASLSAIFMAISNSKNRFFVPSLSPIILNLSYLFVFIFLFPFIEDLHDRVIVLCSAIVTGGFLQFAVQAWYVWKKKDTPSLNVNWKHPAIKKIFKLMLPAALGGGFYQLSLLVDIFLANWVQNHNPGLGAVVSLDYSQRLVQLPTGIIGVALATTILPALLQSLKKEEWSAVGQELSGALEFALFLTVPAAIGMVLLAGPILDSIYFGGKWDHLATHTATLPLVFYSLAIPFFSVNKILISSYYAFQDTKTPLRIQSVSFTINIVLNLSMVWFLKHSAIALSSAISAMITFFLLGTLLKKHKVQFPWSELLKKISKMAIPFLLLGSYLFFHQIFLYSSILNYLESEGISYAQASRINLSFVILPSILIFFVSSLVFKVDGIYLLVGKFRKKHRIG